From Marinobacterium sp. LSUCC0821, a single genomic window includes:
- the rpsE gene encoding 30S ribosomal protein S5, producing MANHEQKDGELQEKLVQVNRVAKVVKGGRIFSFTALTVVGDGKGRVGFGRGKAREVPVAIQKAMEQARRNMVSVSLNAHTLQYPVKATHGASTVYMQPASEGTGVIAGGAMRAVLELAGVENVLAKCYGSTNPVNVVRATVKGLSQMSSPEDVAAKRGMSVDQILGN from the coding sequence ATGGCAAATCACGAACAGAAAGACGGTGAACTGCAAGAGAAGCTTGTTCAAGTTAACCGTGTAGCCAAAGTTGTTAAGGGTGGTCGCATATTTAGCTTCACAGCTCTTACAGTAGTTGGCGATGGCAAAGGCCGAGTAGGCTTTGGTCGCGGCAAGGCACGTGAAGTACCTGTCGCAATTCAGAAAGCGATGGAGCAAGCTCGTCGTAACATGGTGAGCGTTTCTCTTAATGCTCATACTTTGCAGTACCCAGTTAAAGCAACTCACGGCGCTTCAACTGTATACATGCAGCCAGCTTCTGAAGGTACTGGTGTTATCGCAGGTGGTGCGATGCGTGCAGTGCTTGAATTAGCAGGTGTAGAAAACGTATTGGCTAAGTGCTACGGCTCAACTAATCCAGTAAACGTTGTGCGTGCGACTGTTAAAGGTCTATCGCAGATGTCGTCTCCTGAAGATGTTGCTGCTAAGCGCGGTATGTCAGTTGACCAGATTCTGGGGAACTAA
- the rplF gene encoding 50S ribosomal protein L6 — protein MSRIAKAPVTVPAGVEISISGQSLTAKGKNGQLTHEIHPSVTVEQAEGALQFAARDGAKQSVALAGTTRSLVNNMVTGVNEGFKKELTLVGVGYRASVAGSTLNLNLGFSHPIEYALPEGIKAEVPNVTTVVLTGADKQVLGQVAAEIRGFRPPEPYKGKGVRYSTEYVRRKEAKKK, from the coding sequence ATGTCACGTATCGCTAAAGCGCCTGTTACTGTGCCAGCTGGCGTTGAGATTTCAATCTCTGGTCAGTCACTCACTGCTAAAGGCAAAAATGGTCAGTTGACTCATGAAATCCACCCATCAGTTACTGTTGAACAGGCTGAAGGTGCGCTGCAGTTCGCTGCTCGCGATGGTGCGAAGCAGTCAGTTGCACTAGCTGGAACAACTCGTTCACTAGTAAACAACATGGTTACTGGTGTTAACGAAGGCTTCAAGAAAGAGTTGACCCTTGTTGGTGTCGGTTACCGTGCTTCTGTAGCTGGTAGCACTCTAAACCTTAACCTAGGTTTCTCTCACCCAATCGAGTACGCACTGCCAGAAGGTATCAAGGCGGAAGTACCAAACGTAACAACTGTTGTTCTTACGGGTGCTGATAAACAGGTTCTTGGTCAGGTGGCAGCAGAAATTCGTGGATTCCGTCCACCAGAGCCTTACAAAGGTAAAGGTGTTCGCTACTCTACTGAATATGTTCGCCGTAAAGAAGCTAAGAAGAAGTAA
- the rpsH gene encoding 30S ribosomal protein S8, with amino-acid sequence MSMQDTLADMFTRIRNGHMAEKAAVAMPSSKQKVAIAKVLQEEGYIAGFAVEGDVKPVLSIELKYFEGKPVIEEIKRVSKPSLRIYKSASDLPKVSDGLGIAIISTSKGVMTDRAARAAGIGGEVVCTVF; translated from the coding sequence ATGAGCATGCAAGACACGCTCGCGGATATGTTCACTCGCATCCGCAACGGTCACATGGCTGAGAAAGCAGCAGTTGCAATGCCATCTTCGAAGCAGAAAGTAGCTATCGCTAAAGTTCTGCAGGAAGAGGGTTACATCGCTGGCTTCGCAGTTGAAGGTGATGTTAAGCCTGTGCTGTCTATCGAACTTAAATACTTCGAAGGCAAGCCAGTAATCGAAGAGATCAAACGCGTAAGCAAGCCATCTCTACGTATCTACAAATCTGCATCAGATCTTCCGAAAGTTTCGGATGGTCTTGGTATCGCTATCATCTCTACTAGCAAAGGTGTAATGACCGATCGCGCAGCGCGCGCTGCTGGTATTGGTGGCGAAGTAGTCTGCACAGTATTCTAA
- the rplR gene encoding 50S ribosomal protein L18, protein MNANKETRLRRARRSRSKMREVGAVRLCVNRTPRHIYAQVISADGSTVLASASTVEKDLREGATGNVEAAKKVGALIADRAKAAGVSQVAFDRSGFKYHGRVAALADAAREGGLEF, encoded by the coding sequence ATGAACGCAAACAAAGAAACTCGTTTACGTCGCGCTCGTCGCTCACGCTCTAAAATGCGTGAAGTGGGTGCTGTACGTCTGTGCGTTAACCGCACACCGCGTCATATCTATGCGCAAGTGATCTCTGCTGATGGCAGCACTGTACTAGCTTCTGCTTCTACAGTTGAAAAAGATCTGCGTGAAGGCGCAACTGGTAACGTTGAAGCTGCTAAGAAGGTTGGTGCTCTTATTGCCGATCGTGCTAAAGCAGCAGGTGTTAGCCAGGTAGCGTTTGACCGCTCTGGTTTTAAATACCACGGTCGTGTGGCTGCTCTTGCAGACGCTGCACGTGAAGGCGGTCTGGAATTCTAA
- the rpmD gene encoding 50S ribosomal protein L30 — MAKKTVKVTLVRSPIGILPGHKATLTGLGLRRINHSVELEDTPSVRGMINKVIYMLRVED, encoded by the coding sequence ATGGCTAAGAAAACAGTAAAAGTAACACTGGTTCGTAGTCCAATCGGTATCCTTCCGGGTCACAAAGCGACCCTTACAGGTCTAGGTCTACGTCGTATCAACCACTCTGTAGAGTTGGAAGACACTCCATCAGTACGTGGCATGATTAACAAAGTCATCTACATGCTTCGTGTAGAAGATTAA
- the secY gene encoding preprotein translocase subunit SecY: protein MAKKGQVPAGMGSGLGELWARLRYVAIAIIVYRIGAHIPVPGINPDRLAALFDQNQGTILSLFNMFSGGALERMSILALGIMPYISASIIMQLMTAVSPQLEQLKKEGESGRRKINQYTRYGTVALATVQGLGMTVGLANQGVAFSTAFNFYFVAVITLVAGAVFLMWLGEQITERGIGNGISILIFSGIVAGLPGAIGQSFESARQGDLNILALLAIAVIAVATVGFVVFMERAQRRITINYAKRQQGNRVYAGQTSHLPLKVNMAGVIPPIFASSILLFPASLGQWFGQSEGMSWLQDVALALGPGQPLYILLFAAAIIFFCYFYTAIMFNPREVADNLKKSGAFIPGIRPGEQSARYIDSVLSRLTLFGAMYITAVSLMPQAMVVAWNVPFYFGGTSLLIVVVVVMDFMAQVQSHLMSHQYESLMKKSNLKGGAGLLR, encoded by the coding sequence ATGGCAAAAAAAGGACAAGTACCAGCAGGAATGGGTAGTGGCTTAGGCGAGCTTTGGGCACGTCTTCGCTACGTCGCTATTGCGATCATTGTGTATCGTATTGGTGCACACATTCCGGTACCGGGGATCAACCCAGACCGCCTAGCAGCACTGTTTGATCAGAATCAGGGAACTATCCTGAGTCTGTTCAACATGTTCTCTGGTGGTGCACTTGAGCGTATGTCTATTCTTGCGCTGGGTATCATGCCGTACATCTCTGCATCTATTATTATGCAGTTGATGACAGCAGTTAGCCCGCAGCTTGAGCAGCTTAAGAAAGAGGGTGAATCTGGTCGTCGTAAGATTAACCAGTACACTCGCTACGGAACGGTTGCACTTGCTACTGTTCAGGGCTTGGGTATGACGGTTGGTCTAGCTAACCAGGGTGTTGCATTCTCAACTGCGTTTAACTTCTACTTTGTAGCTGTTATTACGCTTGTTGCAGGTGCTGTATTCCTTATGTGGCTTGGTGAGCAGATCACAGAACGTGGTATCGGTAACGGTATCTCTATTCTGATCTTCTCGGGCATTGTGGCAGGTCTTCCTGGTGCAATCGGTCAGTCCTTTGAGTCGGCTCGTCAGGGTGATTTAAACATCCTGGCGCTGCTTGCGATCGCTGTAATTGCTGTTGCGACAGTTGGTTTTGTTGTGTTCATGGAACGCGCACAACGTCGTATCACAATTAACTATGCGAAACGTCAGCAGGGTAACCGCGTATATGCGGGACAAACTAGCCATTTGCCACTTAAAGTGAATATGGCGGGTGTTATCCCACCTATTTTCGCAAGCTCTATCCTTCTGTTCCCTGCATCACTTGGTCAATGGTTTGGCCAGTCTGAGGGAATGAGTTGGCTTCAGGATGTTGCATTGGCGCTTGGCCCTGGTCAGCCGCTATACATTCTGTTGTTTGCTGCTGCAATTATCTTCTTCTGCTACTTCTATACTGCGATTATGTTTAATCCACGTGAAGTTGCAGATAACCTGAAGAAATCGGGTGCCTTCATTCCTGGTATTCGTCCTGGTGAACAGTCTGCTCGTTACATCGACAGCGTACTTAGCCGCCTAACTCTGTTCGGTGCTATGTACATCACTGCAGTATCTTTGATGCCGCAGGCGATGGTTGTTGCTTGGAACGTGCCTTTCTACTTCGGTGGTACTTCGTTACTTATCGTTGTAGTTGTGGTAATGGACTTCATGGCTCAGGTGCAATCGCATCTAATGTCACACCAGTATGAGTCCCTGATGAAGAAATCAAATCTTAAGGGCGGCGCGGGTCTCCTGCGTTAA
- the rpsN gene encoding 30S ribosomal protein S14, which translates to MAKVSMKNREAKREKLAAKYAEKRAALKAIIVSPNSSEEEAWEAQVALQKLPRDASPVRKQRRCQVTGRPHAVYRKFGLSRIKLREAAMRGDVPGLKKASW; encoded by the coding sequence ATGGCTAAGGTATCTATGAAGAACCGCGAAGCTAAGCGCGAAAAATTGGCGGCTAAATACGCTGAGAAACGTGCTGCGCTTAAGGCGATCATCGTATCTCCAAACTCTTCTGAAGAAGAAGCTTGGGAAGCACAAGTTGCGTTGCAGAAACTGCCACGTGATGCTAGCCCAGTACGTAAACAGCGTCGTTGTCAGGTGACAGGTCGTCCACATGCGGTTTACCGCAAGTTCGGTCTATCACGTATCAAACTACGTGAAGCTGCAATGCGCGGCGACGTACCGGGTCTTAAGAAAGCTAGCTGGTAA
- the rplE gene encoding 50S ribosomal protein L5, which translates to MSRLKSLYDSEVKLSLKEELNSPNVMAVPRITKITLNMGVGEALADKKVLENAVGEMTQISGQKPVVTKARKSVAGFKVREGWPIGCKVTLRGERMWEFLDRLVDVAIPRIRDFRGLNPKSFDGRGNYSMGVKEQIIFPEIDYDKVDALRGLDITITTTAKTNDEGRALLAALQFPFKS; encoded by the coding sequence ATGTCTAGATTAAAATCGCTTTACGATTCAGAAGTTAAACTGAGTCTAAAAGAAGAATTGAATTCACCAAACGTAATGGCAGTGCCACGTATCACCAAAATCACTCTTAACATGGGTGTTGGTGAAGCGCTAGCGGACAAGAAAGTTCTTGAAAACGCTGTAGGCGAGATGACTCAGATTTCTGGTCAGAAACCTGTTGTTACTAAAGCACGTAAATCTGTAGCGGGCTTCAAAGTTCGTGAAGGTTGGCCAATCGGTTGTAAGGTAACTCTACGCGGCGAGCGTATGTGGGAGTTCCTTGACCGTCTGGTAGACGTTGCTATTCCACGTATTCGTGACTTCCGTGGTCTAAACCCTAAGTCATTTGATGGTCGTGGTAACTACAGCATGGGTGTTAAAGAGCAGATTATCTTCCCAGAGATCGACTACGATAAAGTAGACGCTCTACGTGGTCTTGATATTACTATCACGACTACTGCGAAGACTAACGACGAAGGTCGTGCTCTACTAGCTGCCCTGCAGTTCCCGTTCAAGTCATAA
- the rplO gene encoding 50S ribosomal protein L15 codes for MRLNTLRPGAGSKHAPKRVGRGIGSGLGKTGGRGHKGLKSRSGSSVRPGFEGGQMPIQRRLPKFGFTSRQARYVAEIRLNELVACGVDIVDLAALKQADIIREEITSARVILSGEITKAVTVKGLKVTKGAQAAIEAAGGKVEA; via the coding sequence ATGCGTTTGAATACTCTTCGCCCGGGTGCCGGTTCTAAACACGCTCCTAAACGTGTTGGTCGCGGTATCGGCTCCGGACTAGGTAAGACTGGTGGCCGTGGTCACAAAGGTCTGAAATCTCGCTCAGGTAGCAGTGTGCGCCCGGGTTTTGAAGGCGGTCAGATGCCTATCCAGCGTCGTCTGCCAAAGTTTGGTTTTACGTCTCGTCAAGCACGTTATGTTGCTGAGATTCGTTTGAACGAACTAGTGGCTTGTGGTGTCGATATCGTCGACCTAGCAGCCCTAAAACAGGCTGACATTATTCGTGAAGAGATCACCTCTGCACGTGTAATTCTGTCTGGTGAAATTACCAAAGCAGTAACCGTCAAAGGTCTTAAAGTGACTAAAGGCGCTCAGGCTGCTATTGAAGCTGCCGGTGGTAAGGTAGAAGCGTAA
- the rpmJ gene encoding 50S ribosomal protein L36 codes for MKVRASVKKICRNCKIVRRNGSVRVICKVEPRHKQRQG; via the coding sequence ATGAAAGTACGTGCATCTGTTAAAAAGATTTGCCGTAACTGCAAGATCGTACGTCGTAACGGTTCTGTTCGCGTGATCTGCAAGGTTGAACCTCGTCATAAACAGCGTCAGGGTTAA
- the rplX gene encoding 50S ribosomal protein L24: MRKIKRDDEVIVIAGKDKGKRGKVMRVLENDRLIVSGINMVKKHQKPNPMLQQPGGIIEKEAAIATSNVAIFNAATGKGDRVGFKTLEDGTKVRFYKSTGEFVG, from the coding sequence ATGCGTAAGATTAAACGTGACGACGAAGTCATCGTAATCGCAGGCAAAGATAAGGGTAAGCGCGGCAAAGTTATGCGTGTACTCGAAAACGATCGTTTGATCGTGTCTGGCATCAATATGGTGAAAAAACACCAGAAGCCAAACCCAATGCTGCAGCAGCCGGGTGGCATCATCGAGAAGGAAGCGGCTATCGCTACTTCTAACGTTGCTATTTTTAATGCTGCCACTGGTAAAGGCGACCGTGTAGGCTTCAAGACTCTTGAAGATGGCACGAAAGTTCGCTTCTACAAATCAACTGGCGAATTCGTTGGATAA